One Stenotrophomonas oahuensis genomic region harbors:
- a CDS encoding dATP/dGTP diphosphohydrolase domain-containing protein, with amino-acid sequence MFPRQPVYPGFKIPTASFPPTAPKGAVGDVNSTARGSGARYNSGKAPLDLIPLAVIARSIRRELGPKLVPGSAMIDVLKSLEALGDFQTKRDVAHLERSLGYLKDHWSSCAKVFDYGRKKYAEWNWAKGMDWNIPLACAARHALQYIDGEATDAESGESHIGHMMCNLVMLRTFVDSWPSGDNLPDPELFIPPGPAF; translated from the coding sequence ATGTTCCCGCGTCAACCTGTCTATCCCGGTTTCAAAATCCCCACCGCATCGTTCCCGCCGACTGCCCCGAAAGGGGCGGTGGGTGACGTGAACTCCACCGCACGCGGCTCCGGCGCGCGCTACAACTCCGGCAAGGCCCCGCTCGACCTGATCCCGCTGGCAGTCATTGCGCGGTCCATTCGTCGTGAGCTGGGGCCGAAGCTGGTTCCCGGCTCCGCGATGATCGACGTACTGAAGTCCCTGGAGGCGCTTGGCGACTTCCAGACGAAACGCGACGTGGCGCACCTTGAGCGCTCCCTGGGCTACCTGAAGGACCATTGGTCCTCGTGCGCCAAGGTGTTCGACTACGGCAGGAAGAAGTACGCCGAGTGGAATTGGGCCAAGGGCATGGACTGGAATATCCCCCTGGCGTGCGCCGCACGTCACGCCTTGCAGTACATCGACGGCGAGGCCACTGATGCCGAATCCGGCGAGAGCCACATCGGTCACATGATGTGCAACCTCGTGATGCTCCGCACCTTCGTGGATAGCTGGCCCTCCGGGGACAACCTGCCTGACCCCGAACTGTTCATTCCACCGGGTCCGGCCTTCTAA
- a CDS encoding toprim domain-containing protein — MEQTYNDSELVSKGACDECGSSDGNALYTDGHAYCFVCNHYTPGEGAAPQAQEGGKKSRPMHHGDVRALAKRGLTEETCKKWGYTVGRVPHPKTKTDELCQIATYRDEAGRPIAQKLRWADKTFQTVGDFKHVGLYGQWLWRDGGKRVVVVEGEIDALTVSQLQSHKWPVVSLPNGAPAAKKTLSGMLTWLQKFQEVVLMFDDDDVGQKAAQECAPLFAPGQCKVARIAGFKDANEAHLAGEGARVIDAIWGAKEYRPDGIVAIEDVADKAAEDVSMSELQWAWPTLNALTYGRRRGEVYGFAGGTGMGKTTVFKQVQASILEKERRPIGLFHLEEPPHHTAKTIAGVLDGVRYHVPGVEYDKDKLKSTLGGLKGRVYLFDHFGGLTYERVIEQMRYMRHAFGVQDFFLDHITALAAVMEGDDERKQIDRMMAELASLMMELDSTLYYISHCATPEGKSHEEGGRVLEKHLRGSRSIVFWSHFIFAVEGNKQEPGSPRILRVLKDRFTGDSNGLCLGLMYDQGTGRMTECSLEERKESNHGFRDETNNDF; from the coding sequence GTGGAACAGACGTATAACGACAGCGAACTCGTAAGCAAGGGTGCCTGCGATGAATGTGGCAGCAGCGATGGTAATGCGCTCTACACCGATGGACACGCCTACTGCTTCGTCTGTAACCACTACACGCCCGGCGAGGGCGCAGCACCGCAGGCGCAGGAGGGTGGCAAGAAGAGCCGCCCGATGCACCACGGCGATGTGCGCGCCCTCGCAAAGAGAGGGTTGACGGAAGAGACCTGCAAGAAGTGGGGTTACACGGTCGGTCGCGTCCCGCATCCGAAGACCAAGACCGACGAGCTGTGCCAGATCGCGACCTATCGCGATGAAGCCGGCCGGCCCATTGCACAGAAGCTGCGGTGGGCGGACAAGACCTTCCAGACCGTCGGCGACTTCAAGCATGTCGGCCTGTACGGCCAGTGGCTGTGGCGCGACGGCGGCAAGCGCGTCGTGGTGGTCGAAGGCGAAATCGACGCACTGACGGTCTCGCAGCTCCAGTCCCACAAGTGGCCGGTGGTCTCTCTGCCGAACGGCGCACCGGCGGCGAAGAAGACGCTCTCCGGCATGCTGACGTGGCTCCAGAAGTTCCAAGAAGTCGTCCTGATGTTCGATGACGACGACGTGGGGCAGAAGGCCGCGCAGGAGTGCGCACCGCTGTTCGCTCCGGGCCAGTGCAAGGTCGCCCGCATCGCGGGTTTCAAGGACGCCAACGAGGCGCACTTGGCAGGCGAGGGTGCCCGCGTGATCGACGCCATTTGGGGTGCGAAGGAGTACCGTCCGGACGGCATCGTTGCAATCGAAGACGTGGCCGACAAGGCTGCGGAAGACGTGAGCATGTCCGAGCTGCAATGGGCATGGCCGACGCTCAACGCGTTGACGTACGGTCGCCGTCGCGGTGAGGTCTACGGCTTCGCAGGCGGCACCGGCATGGGTAAGACCACGGTGTTCAAGCAAGTCCAGGCGTCGATCCTCGAAAAGGAACGCCGACCGATCGGTCTGTTCCATCTGGAAGAACCGCCGCATCACACCGCAAAGACCATCGCTGGCGTCCTCGACGGCGTGCGCTACCACGTCCCCGGCGTGGAGTACGACAAGGACAAGCTGAAGTCCACCTTGGGTGGCCTGAAGGGCCGCGTCTATCTCTTCGATCACTTCGGCGGTCTGACCTACGAACGTGTCATCGAGCAGATGCGGTACATGCGCCACGCGTTCGGCGTGCAGGACTTCTTCCTCGACCACATTACGGCCCTGGCTGCGGTGATGGAAGGCGACGACGAGCGCAAGCAGATCGACCGAATGATGGCCGAGCTGGCCTCGCTGATGATGGAGCTGGACTCCACGCTCTACTACATCAGCCACTGCGCCACGCCCGAGGGTAAGTCCCACGAAGAGGGTGGCCGCGTGCTGGAGAAGCACCTTCGCGGCTCGCGCTCCATCGTCTTCTGGAGCCACTTCATCTTCGCCGTCGAAGGCAACAAGCAGGAGCCGGGTTCCCCACGAATCCTGCGCGTCCTGAAAGACCGCTTCACGGGCGACTCCAACGGTCTCTGCCTCGGCCTGATGTACGACCAAGGCACCGGTCGGATGACCGAGTGTTCCCTAGAGGAACGCAAAGAGAGCAACCACGGTTTCCGCGACGAAACCAACAACGACTTCTGA
- a CDS encoding N-acetylmuramoyl-L-alanine amidase has protein sequence MTPENVKYLVVHCAATRPSMDIGVKEIRQWHLQRGFNDVGYHYVIRRDGTLEKGRKDSVVGAHAQGYNAKSLGICLVGGVSERDVNKPEANFTPQQYHELKFLLKRLRETYPNARIVGHRELNSGKACPSFDVQEWLIHNPI, from the coding sequence ATGACTCCCGAGAACGTGAAGTATCTGGTGGTCCATTGCGCGGCCACACGTCCGTCCATGGACATTGGCGTGAAGGAAATCCGCCAGTGGCACCTCCAGCGCGGCTTCAACGACGTGGGCTACCACTACGTGATCCGTCGTGACGGCACCTTGGAAAAGGGCCGCAAGGACTCCGTGGTCGGTGCGCATGCGCAGGGCTACAACGCCAAGTCTCTCGGCATCTGCCTTGTCGGCGGCGTCTCCGAGCGCGACGTGAACAAGCCCGAAGCGAACTTCACTCCGCAGCAGTACCACGAGCTGAAGTTCCTGCTGAAGCGCCTCCGCGAGACCTATCCGAATGCACGGATCGTCGGTCACCGCGAACTCAACTCCGGCAAAGCCTGCCCCTCCTTCGACGTACAGGAGTGGCTGATCCATAACCCCATCTGA
- a CDS encoding RusA family crossover junction endodeoxyribonuclease, translated as MQLILQAKAMPTPRPRGRAIPRPGGKAIVSMYHPKEYTEYKAMLARMIREQTAGDSIITTPVAVRIIVRVAKPKTTKLAAPAPDVDNYAKGVLDAMTDAQVWADDKLVHSFYIEKTWDAEDCIEVEVSGA; from the coding sequence ATGCAACTCATTCTCCAGGCGAAGGCAATGCCTACGCCGCGTCCGCGTGGACGTGCGATTCCGCGACCCGGTGGCAAGGCCATCGTGTCCATGTACCACCCGAAGGAATACACCGAATACAAGGCGATGCTGGCGCGGATGATCCGTGAGCAGACCGCCGGTGATTCGATCATCACCACCCCGGTGGCCGTGCGAATCATCGTACGTGTCGCCAAGCCGAAGACCACGAAGCTGGCTGCGCCGGCACCTGACGTGGACAACTACGCCAAGGGCGTTCTCGATGCGATGACCGATGCCCAGGTATGGGCAGACGACAAGCTGGTCCATTCGTTCTACATCGAGAAGACCTGGGATGCAGAGGACTGCATCGAAGTTGAGGTGTCCGGCGCATGA
- a CDS encoding DNA-directed RNA polymerase: MNIKSNLSETPLFARQVELEAESLALGAQAYEKSHEAGQEAETRPGVSMLRKAVLPTAERIVQFIEEAETGKSGPRHNALPYVARIDPEEAAYLTARCAINGAADARMLQAVALSIGNAIQAHLDIKLMADSQPGLFHKVSEQLKKSTSGRHRSAVFQRVIAKHGKRAVSWDEREKLLVGKKLLDLFIEATGMVVAARMTDGSANTPIKLHFTPEHLAELEKAHAKCALLCPIHLPMVHPPRDWTSPYHGGYVTQVLNPRLVRTNSREYLDDLKNADLSQVYESINAIQSTPWQINTRVLDVIRDMWDAQENSPALVQRRDEPLPPRPYDVPEGVPVAQLTLDQQEALKEWKMAAAAVYEENEHRASQRVQMAQKLYVADRFAPEEAIYFPHSLDFRGRVYPFAAYLNPQGDDVAKGLLQFAEGKPLGARGAYWLKVHIANLFGVDKVSFADRIKWVEENADKLLDSGLDPRDGERFWETADSPVSALAACMEFVSYTYNGEGHVSRLPIHMDGSCSGLQHFSALLRDPVGGAAVNLVPQDKPGDIYTQVSNKGQELSDGRLEKQPEFSVAWNGKFKRSIAKQPTMTLCYAATKLGMAKMIAKAVKGEGEDYLGKDAHVFKSSVYAADVIWEALGEIVVAARGAMTWVQSASKVISATNQPMRWTTPMGLPVRQAYWVEEGQRIETFVDGKRVTLTLVTDTDKIDGRKQASSVAPNYVHSLDGAHLMRTALWGKENGLTALAVIHDSFGTHAADTDMLHAVIREAFIEQYAGNLLADMRDELIEQLKDHPDLIEKIPELPPVGNLNLEGVRDSLYLFA, translated from the coding sequence GTGAACATTAAGAGCAACCTAAGTGAGACCCCCCTGTTCGCACGGCAGGTGGAGCTGGAGGCTGAGTCCCTGGCCCTCGGTGCACAGGCATACGAGAAGTCTCATGAAGCTGGGCAGGAAGCCGAGACTCGCCCGGGTGTGAGCATGCTGCGGAAGGCCGTCCTGCCGACCGCCGAGCGCATCGTCCAGTTCATTGAAGAGGCCGAGACCGGTAAGAGCGGCCCGCGTCATAACGCGCTGCCTTACGTGGCCCGGATCGACCCCGAGGAAGCGGCCTACCTGACCGCCCGGTGTGCCATCAACGGCGCAGCGGATGCCCGGATGCTTCAGGCGGTCGCCTTGAGCATCGGTAACGCCATTCAGGCGCACCTCGATATCAAGCTGATGGCTGACAGCCAGCCCGGCCTCTTCCACAAGGTTTCGGAGCAACTGAAGAAGTCCACCAGCGGCCGGCACCGCAGCGCCGTCTTCCAGCGCGTGATCGCCAAGCACGGCAAGCGCGCCGTGTCATGGGACGAGCGGGAGAAGCTGCTGGTGGGGAAGAAGCTGCTGGACCTGTTCATTGAGGCCACCGGCATGGTGGTTGCGGCCCGTATGACCGACGGGTCCGCCAATACCCCCATCAAGCTCCACTTCACCCCGGAGCATCTGGCCGAGCTGGAGAAGGCCCACGCCAAGTGCGCCTTGCTGTGCCCGATCCACCTCCCCATGGTCCACCCGCCGCGTGACTGGACCTCGCCGTACCACGGCGGCTACGTGACCCAGGTGCTGAACCCGCGCCTCGTCCGGACCAACAGCCGGGAGTACCTTGACGACCTGAAGAACGCGGACCTGAGCCAGGTCTACGAGTCCATCAACGCCATCCAGTCAACCCCGTGGCAGATCAATACGCGTGTCCTCGACGTGATCCGCGATATGTGGGACGCGCAGGAGAACTCGCCGGCCCTCGTTCAGCGCCGGGACGAACCCCTGCCGCCGCGTCCCTATGATGTACCCGAAGGTGTCCCTGTCGCCCAGCTCACGCTGGACCAGCAGGAAGCCCTGAAGGAATGGAAGATGGCCGCTGCCGCCGTCTACGAAGAGAACGAGCATCGGGCCAGCCAGCGCGTGCAGATGGCACAGAAGCTGTACGTGGCCGACCGGTTCGCGCCGGAAGAGGCTATCTACTTCCCGCACAGCCTCGACTTCCGGGGCCGCGTCTATCCGTTCGCCGCCTACCTCAACCCGCAGGGCGACGACGTTGCCAAGGGTCTCTTGCAGTTCGCCGAAGGCAAGCCGCTGGGTGCCCGGGGCGCGTACTGGCTCAAGGTCCACATCGCCAACCTGTTCGGTGTAGATAAGGTGTCCTTCGCGGACCGCATCAAGTGGGTCGAAGAGAACGCGGACAAGCTGCTGGACAGCGGCCTGGACCCGCGCGACGGCGAGCGCTTTTGGGAGACCGCAGACAGCCCGGTGTCGGCACTGGCGGCGTGCATGGAGTTCGTGTCCTACACCTACAACGGGGAAGGGCACGTGTCCCGTCTGCCGATCCACATGGACGGTTCCTGTTCTGGCCTTCAGCACTTCTCGGCCCTGCTGCGCGACCCGGTGGGCGGCGCTGCGGTGAACCTCGTGCCGCAGGACAAGCCCGGCGATATCTACACCCAGGTGTCGAACAAGGGCCAGGAGCTGTCCGACGGACGCTTGGAGAAGCAGCCGGAGTTCAGCGTCGCCTGGAACGGCAAGTTCAAGCGGTCCATCGCCAAGCAGCCGACGATGACGCTGTGCTACGCGGCCACCAAGCTGGGCATGGCGAAGATGATTGCCAAGGCCGTGAAGGGGGAGGGCGAGGACTACTTGGGCAAGGACGCACACGTGTTCAAGTCGTCCGTGTACGCCGCCGACGTGATTTGGGAAGCGCTGGGCGAAATCGTGGTCGCAGCTCGCGGCGCGATGACCTGGGTGCAGTCCGCCTCCAAGGTAATCTCAGCGACCAATCAGCCGATGCGCTGGACGACCCCAATGGGTCTGCCGGTGCGTCAGGCGTATTGGGTCGAAGAGGGCCAGCGCATCGAGACGTTTGTGGACGGCAAGCGCGTCACCCTGACCCTCGTCACCGACACCGACAAGATCGACGGTCGGAAGCAGGCAAGCAGCGTGGCCCCGAACTACGTTCACAGCCTGGACGGTGCACACCTGATGCGGACCGCGCTGTGGGGGAAGGAGAACGGCCTAACCGCCCTCGCGGTGATCCATGACTCCTTCGGCACCCACGCGGCGGACACCGACATGCTGCACGCGGTGATCCGCGAGGCGTTCATTGAACAGTACGCCGGCAACCTGCTGGCCGACATGCGGGACGAGCTGATCGAACAACTGAAGGACCACCCGGACTTGATCGAGAAGATTCCTGAGCTGCCCCCAGTCGGAAACCTCAACCTTGAGGGTGTCAGGGACTCCCTGTATCTGTTTGCCTGA